The genomic region GACCGGCCGCAGCGTCACCGTGACGCTGCCGGGCGGGCCGCTCCTGATCGAGTGGCGCGAGCGCGACGGCCATGTGCTGATGACCGGCAGCTTCGAACACGAGCATGACGGCGAGATCGCGCTGGATGCGACCCTGACCGCCGCGCAGCCGGCCGCCTGAGGACACCCGGCGATGTCGCGTCCCGAAATCGTCACCTTCGGCTGCCGCCTCAACACCGTGGAATCCGAATCGATGCGCCGCCTGGCCGAGGAGGCGGGCGTCACCGATGCGGTGATCATCAACACCTGCGCGGTCACCGCCGAGGCGGTCCGCCAGGCGCGCCAGGCGATCCGCCGCGCCCGTCGTGACAATCCGTCGGCACGCATCATCGTCACCGGCTGCGCCGCCCAGACGGAGCCGGGCACCTTCGCGGCCATGCCCGAGGTCGATCTGGTGATCGGCAACGGCGAGAAGCTGAGGCGCGAGACCTATGCCGGGCTCGGCCTTGAGACGCAGGAGAAGGTCCGCGTCAACGACATCATGGAGCTGTCCGAGACCGGGGCGCATCTCATCGAGGGCTTCGAGGGTCGGGCGCGCGCCTTCGTGCAGGTCCAGAACGGCTGCGACCACCGCTGCACCTTCTGCATCATCCCCTTCGGTCGCGGCCCGTCGCGCTCGGTGCCGATGGGCGCCGTTGTCGACCAGGTGCGCCGGCTGGTTGCGAATGGTTACCGGGAGGTGGTGCTGACCGGGGTGGACCTCACCTCATACGGTTCCGATCTGCCCGGTGCGCCGCGTCTGGGCACATTGGTGCGGGCGATCCTGCGCCATGTTCCGGAACTCGGACGCCTGAGGCTCTCCTCGATCGATTCGATCGAGGCGGACGACGATCTGATGCGTGCGCTTGCCGAGGAGGAGCGGCTGATGCCGCATCTGCACCTGTCGCTGCAGGCCGGCGACGACATGATCCTGAAGCGGATGAAGCGCCGGCACAGTCGCGCCCAGTCGGTGGCGTTCTGCGAGACCGTGCGCCGGCTGAGGCCCGACACCGTGTTCGGCGCCGACCTGATTGCCGGATTTCCGACCGAGACGGATGCGATGTTCGAGAACACCCGGGCGATCATCACCGATTGCGGGCTCACCCACCTGCATGTCTTCCCGTTCTCGCCACGCGCCGGCACGCCCGCCGCGCGGATGCCTCAGCTCGACCGGGCCCTGGTCAGGGAGCGGGCGGCGCGACTGCGCGCCGAGGGCGAGGCGGCGCTCATCCGCCATCTCGACGGCGAAGTCGGGTGCGAGCGCCATGTGCTGGTGGAAACCGGTGAGACCGGCCGCACCGAACACTTCACGCCGGTCCGGTTCGATGGCCCGGCCGAGCCGGGCGCCATCGTCCGGGCCCGGGTCACCGGCCACGACGGCCGCCGGTTGACGGCGGTGGCAGCATGAGTGGCGAGACGCCCCGGCCGGGGCTGATGGGCCGGCTGTTCGGACGCGGGGAGACTGCCGCGTCGCGCCAATCATCCGGCGAACAGGCCGCGGACACCCCGAAGTCCTGGTTCCAGCGCCTCAGGGCCGGGCTCGCCCGCTCCTCCTCGGCGCTCGGCCAGAGTCTCACCGGCCTGCTGCGCAAGCGCAGGCTCGACGAGGAGACGCTTGAGGAGCTCGAGGAGCTCCTGATCCAGGCCGATCTCGGCGTCGAGACCGCGACCCGGATCACCGGGCGGCTGGCACGGGAGCGCTACGACAAGGAGATCTCGGCCGAGGAGGTGCGCGCCGTGCTGGCCGCGGAGGTTGCCGCAGTGCTCGGCCCGGTGGCGCGACCGCTGGTGATCGACCCGGCGCATCGTCCGCACGTCATCCTTGTGGTCGGGGTCAACGGTTCCGGCAAGACCACCACGATCGGCAAGCTCGCGGCCCGCTTCCGCCGTGAAGGCCGGCGCGTCGTGCTGGGGGCGGGGGACACCTTTCGTGCCGCCGCGATCGAACAGCTGAAGATCTGGGGCGAGCGGACCGGGGCGAGCGTCATCGCGCGCGCGCAGGGCTCGGACGCCGCCGGGCTTGCCTTCGACGCGATGAAGGCCGCGCGCGAGGAGAGCGCCGACGTGCTTCTGCTCGATACCGCCGGCCGGCTGCACAACAAGGCCGACCTGATGGCGGAGCTCGAGAAGATCGTGCGCGTCATCCGCAAGCAGGACGAGACCGCACCCCACGACGTGGTGCTGGTGCTCGACGCGACCACCGGCCAGAACGCGCTGAACCAGGTGGAGATCTTCCGGAAGGTCTGCGGCGTAACAGGACTTGTGATGACCAAGCTCGACGGCACCGCGCGCGGCGGCATCCTGGTGGCGATCGCTGCCCGGCACGGCCTGCCGGTGCACGCGATCGGCGTCGGCGAGGGCATCGACGACCTGCAGTCCTTCGACGCCGGCGAGTTCGCACGCGCGATCGCCGGAGACACCGAGGCAGCCTGACATGACCAGACCGGACCTTGTCGAACGGCATCCGGGACCGCCCGACTGGGTGCGCCCGGCACTCGAACTCGGACCGCTTGCGGTATTCTTCCTCGGCAACTGGAAGGCCGGCATCTTTTGGGCGACCGGCCTGTTCGTGGCCGCCACCCTGATCTCGCTGGCGATCTCGTGGGCGCTGCTGCGCAAGGTGCCGGTGATGCCGCTGTTCACCGCCGTGTTCGTCACCGTGTTCGGCGGGCTCACGCTGTGGCTGCAGGACGAGACCTTCATCAAGATGAAGCCGACGATCACCAACATCGCCTTCGCGGCGATGCTGCTGATCGCCCTCTATTTCCGCAAGGCGCTGCTCAAATACGCGTTCGGGACCGTGTTCCGGATGACCGACGAGGGCTGGCGCATCTGCACGCTGCGCTGGGCCGGCTTCTTCGTGTTCCTCGCCGCGCTCAACGAAGTCGTCTGGCGCAACTTCTCGACCGACTTCTGGGTCAGCTTCAAGGTCTTCGGTATCTTCCCGCTGACGCTGGCCTTCGCGACCTTCCAGCTCACGCTCGTGAAGCGTTACGGTCTCGACGCGGAGAACGAGGCGGGCGCGGGCGCCGGCAAGGCCTGACCGTTCAGCCGGGCGCCTCGAGTCCGTGCTGCCGGCGGGTGGCCTCGAGCGTGTTGCGCAGCAGGCAGGCGATCGTCATCGGACCGACACCGCCGGGGACGGGCGTGATCGCGCCGGCGACCTGGCGCGCCTCGTCGAACGCAACGTCGCCGACCAGCCGCGCCGTGCCGTCGCCCGCCGCGACCCGGTTGATGCCGACGTCGATGACGGTCGCGCCGGGCTTCACCCAGCCGCCACGGATCATCTCGGGCCGCCCCACCGCGGCGACGAGCAGGTCGGCGCGCCGGCAGACATCCGCGACGGCGCGGGTGCGCGAATGCGCGATCGTCACCGTGCAGTTCTCGGCAAGCAGCAGCTGCGCCACCGGCTTGCCGACGATGTTCGAGCGGCCCACCACCACCGCCTCGAGGCCTGTCAGGTCGGGATGGACCTGCTTCGCCAGGATCACGCAGCCGACGGGCGTGCACGGCACAAGCGCAGGCAGACCCGTCGCCAGACGACCGGCGTTGACGACATGGAAGCCATCGACGTCCTTGGCTGGATCGATGGTGTCGATCACCGCCGCCGGGTCGATATGCCCGGGCAGGGGAAGCTGGACGAGGATGCCGTTCACCGCCGGGTCATCATTGAGCCTGCGTACCAGATCAAGCAGCGCCGCCTGGCTGGTTGACGCATCGAGCCGGTGCTCGAACGAGGCCATGCCGGCCTCGACGGTCTGCCGACCCTTGTTGCGGACATAGACGGCGCTGGCCGGATCCTCGCCGACCAGCACGACGGCGAGCCCGGGCGTGATGCCGTGGCTCTCCTTCAGCCGGGCGACGCCGGCGGCGACCTCCGCCCTGAGACCGGCCGCGATCGCCTTGCCGTCGATGATCCGCGCGCTCATCTGCCGTTCTCCCGCCCGCTGTTTCCGCCGATCCGCGCTGCCCGCTCGGCGAGCAGCGCCGGATCGCCCGCAACATGCACCCTCTTGAGCCGCGCCTTGTGGCCGCAAGCGACGGCCACGGTCGCCCGCGCGACACCGAGCGCCCGCGCCAGCAGGACCTCGAGCGCCGCGTTGGCCTGCCCGCCTTCTGGAACGGCGCGCACCCGCGCGGCCAGCACCCAGCTCCCGTCCGAGACCGGCCGTGGTCCTTCGATCGCGTCGCGACCACCTTTCGGCGTCAGCCGCACGCGGATGTCGAGACCGCACGCGCTCGCGCGAAACCAACCCGTCTGTCGATCAGAAGACACTCGGATAGATGTAGAGGATGATGATGCGCTGGATCAGGAAGATCAGCAGCAGCAGGATGATCGGCGAGATGTCGAGGCCGCCGAGATTGGGCACGAAGCGGCGGATCGGCCGAAGCGCCGGCTCGGTCAGCCGCCACAGCGCCTCGCCGATCATGCCGACGAACTGGTTGCGGGTGTTGACCACGTTGAACGCCACCAGCCAGCTGAATATCGCCGAGGCGATGACGATCCAGACATAGAGCTGCAGGACGAGGAGTATGACGTCGAGGATGGCGCGCATGATTCCCGGGCTCGCGAGGACGTGGCGTCGTATCGATCTACCGATACGTCCGCCGCGCCGCAACCCTCGGCCGGGAGCGAACCGGCGTTTCGCTTGACAGGTGGCATCCCGCGCCCCTAAATCCGCGCACCCGATGGGTCCGGGGCCGTAGCTCAGCTGGGAGAGCGCCGCGTTCGCAATGCGGAGGTCAGGGGTTCGATCCCCCTCGGCTCCACCAAGACCCGGCTCCACCAAGACCGGGGAGTCGTCAGTCCGCCTCGCAACCTGTCCAGCCCGTCCCGTCGAGACGGTCGGCTGCGGTTCCGGGCGGCCCTGCGACCGTGCCCGACCGCGGCGCGGGTAATCGAGACAGATCACCGATCAGATGACGACAGCGCCACGCTCCGGCTCGGAGCGCTGCGCGATATCCCGCGCGAGCCGAGGGAACGAGCCCCGACCGGCACCTGCACAACCCCGGCACGATGAAGGACGCTCGACCGTGCTGTACCGCAGGGAAATGGTGCCGGTGGACGGACTCGAACCGCCGACCCACGCATTACGAATGCGTTGCTCTACCAGCTGAGCTACACCGGCCGCGCTGCTTGCTTAGTCCCGGCGCCGGGGATTTTCAAGCACGATGCGATCCGAACAGGCCGAAGCGGCGCTTCGGTGCCGGCTCGGGCGCGCCGTCCTCCACGTCCGCGAGCGGCCCGG from Tepidamorphus gemmatus harbors:
- the mtaB gene encoding tRNA (N(6)-L-threonylcarbamoyladenosine(37)-C(2))-methylthiotransferase MtaB, coding for MSRPEIVTFGCRLNTVESESMRRLAEEAGVTDAVIINTCAVTAEAVRQARQAIRRARRDNPSARIIVTGCAAQTEPGTFAAMPEVDLVIGNGEKLRRETYAGLGLETQEKVRVNDIMELSETGAHLIEGFEGRARAFVQVQNGCDHRCTFCIIPFGRGPSRSVPMGAVVDQVRRLVANGYREVVLTGVDLTSYGSDLPGAPRLGTLVRAILRHVPELGRLRLSSIDSIEADDDLMRALAEEERLMPHLHLSLQAGDDMILKRMKRRHSRAQSVAFCETVRRLRPDTVFGADLIAGFPTETDAMFENTRAIITDCGLTHLHVFPFSPRAGTPAARMPQLDRALVRERAARLRAEGEAALIRHLDGEVGCERHVLVETGETGRTEHFTPVRFDGPAEPGAIVRARVTGHDGRRLTAVAA
- a CDS encoding septation protein A; amino-acid sequence: MTRPDLVERHPGPPDWVRPALELGPLAVFFLGNWKAGIFWATGLFVAATLISLAISWALLRKVPVMPLFTAVFVTVFGGLTLWLQDETFIKMKPTITNIAFAAMLLIALYFRKALLKYAFGTVFRMTDEGWRICTLRWAGFFVFLAALNEVVWRNFSTDFWVSFKVFGIFPLTLAFATFQLTLVKRYGLDAENEAGAGAGKA
- the folD gene encoding bifunctional methylenetetrahydrofolate dehydrogenase/methenyltetrahydrofolate cyclohydrolase FolD, whose amino-acid sequence is MSARIIDGKAIAAGLRAEVAAGVARLKESHGITPGLAVVLVGEDPASAVYVRNKGRQTVEAGMASFEHRLDASTSQAALLDLVRRLNDDPAVNGILVQLPLPGHIDPAAVIDTIDPAKDVDGFHVVNAGRLATGLPALVPCTPVGCVILAKQVHPDLTGLEAVVVGRSNIVGKPVAQLLLAENCTVTIAHSRTRAVADVCRRADLLVAAVGRPEMIRGGWVKPGATVIDVGINRVAAGDGTARLVGDVAFDEARQVAGAITPVPGGVGPMTIACLLRNTLEATRRQHGLEAPG
- a CDS encoding DUF167 family protein, translating into MRLTPKGGRDAIEGPRPVSDGSWVLAARVRAVPEGGQANAALEVLLARALGVARATVAVACGHKARLKRVHVAGDPALLAERAARIGGNSGRENGR
- a CDS encoding YggT family protein — translated: MRAILDVILLVLQLYVWIVIASAIFSWLVAFNVVNTRNQFVGMIGEALWRLTEPALRPIRRFVPNLGGLDISPIILLLLIFLIQRIIILYIYPSVF